The Candidatus Babeliales bacterium genome has a segment encoding these proteins:
- a CDS encoding TetR/AcrR family transcriptional regulator, whose translation MVRITKSPQERKQEIIATARRLFQTESYDKITMQRVVDEVDIAKGTLFYYFQSKEDLLRAVVEDIIREDSERKQIAIEKTTGNALDKIRAVMQLDSMAAKYPNILESLHEIGNAAMHTQLLAVMIVNEAFLYEKLIRQGCDEGIFHTDTPLECAEFIISGIQFLTDTGIYPWPQADLLRRMQAFPGLVEAILKAQSGSFGFMLNNLAN comes from the coding sequence ATGGTTAGAATTACCAAATCACCACAAGAGCGTAAGCAGGAAATAATAGCAACTGCACGACGTCTTTTTCAAACAGAATCTTATGATAAAATAACTATGCAAAGAGTTGTTGATGAAGTGGATATTGCCAAAGGTACGCTGTTTTATTACTTCCAAAGTAAGGAAGATTTGCTCAGGGCCGTTGTCGAAGACATCATTAGAGAAGATAGCGAACGCAAACAGATAGCTATAGAAAAAACAACTGGTAATGCTTTAGACAAAATTCGCGCGGTGATGCAGTTGGATAGCATGGCTGCAAAATATCCCAATATTCTTGAAAGTCTTCACGAGATAGGCAATGCTGCCATGCATACGCAGCTGCTTGCCGTTATGATAGTTAATGAAGCTTTTTTGTATGAAAAATTGATTCGTCAGGGTTGCGATGAAGGGATATTTCATACAGATACGCCTCTTGAGTGTGCTGAATTTATTATTTCTGGAATTCAGTTTTTGACCGATACGGGAATATATCCATGGCCGCAAGCAGATTTATTGCGTAGAATGCAGGCGTTTCCTGGGTTGGTGGAGGCTATTTTAAAAGCTCAATCAGGATCATTTGGATTTATGCTGAATAATCTGGCGAATTAA
- a CDS encoding pseudouridine synthase, which produces MNTNKSRPDSLSKYLAQAGVASRRKVVDIIKSKVVTVNGVMINEPGCKVNPNDCVRVNNNIIRAESKVYILLNKPRNCITTVSDDLDRHGVMDLISQEVKQRIYPVGRLDRNTTGLLVLTNDGQLALKLSHPRFEVEKVYHVQLDRAFTRADMNKLLSGLELEDGPIKVDEAHFFHDRPKQNLIVVIHSGKNRIIRRIFEKLGYDVRKLDRAGYSGLTKAKLEVGQWRYLANSEVAFLKHQ; this is translated from the coding sequence ATGAATACAAATAAAAGTAGACCTGATTCATTAAGTAAGTACCTTGCCCAAGCGGGCGTTGCGTCTCGTCGTAAAGTGGTAGACATCATTAAATCTAAGGTTGTCACCGTCAATGGCGTCATGATCAATGAGCCTGGATGTAAGGTTAATCCTAATGATTGTGTACGGGTAAACAATAATATTATTCGTGCAGAATCGAAGGTGTATATCTTACTCAATAAGCCTAGAAATTGCATTACAACCGTTTCTGATGATCTTGATCGCCATGGTGTGATGGATCTTATTTCGCAAGAAGTAAAACAACGTATATATCCTGTTGGTCGTCTTGACCGTAACACAACAGGGCTATTAGTCTTGACCAATGATGGGCAATTAGCCCTTAAATTATCACATCCTCGCTTTGAAGTTGAAAAAGTGTACCATGTACAACTTGATAGAGCCTTTACTCGGGCCGATATGAACAAGTTACTATCTGGCCTTGAATTGGAAGATGGTCCTATCAAAGTTGATGAGGCTCACTTTTTTCACGATAGACCAAAGCAAAACCTCATCGTCGTAATCCATAGTGGCAAAAACCGCATCATTCGCCGTATTTTCGAAAAACTGGGCTACGATGTCAGAAAACTTGATCGTGCAGGCTATTCAGGGTTGACTAAAGCCAAGTTAGAAGTTGGCCAGTGGCGTTATTTAGCCAATTCCGAAGTTGCTTTTTTGAAGCATCAATAA
- the radA gene encoding DNA repair protein RadA, with amino-acid sequence MNKTKTSFKCSNCNYITIKWIGCCPECKEWDSLVENIISTHGGHNKIHFGTTPAQLTSLASIDVNEQPRVHSGIGEWDRVVGGGLVPGSLIVITGDPGIGKSTLLLQVAYEIAKTKRVFYFSTEESLQQLKGRAARLKITDNNLLFSDAAELHSIITTAQQEKPDLLVIDSIQNCYINDAHTLPGSAGQLREAAFQLMRLSKEHNITVIITGHITKEGIIAGPKTLEHMVDAVFYLQGEDRWQTRMLRAVKNRFGAINELGFFNMEQNGLQEVPNINAHLISEISYAPGSAIVSIMEGSRPILLELQALTNASKLAIPQRVVSGLDHKQVVLIAAILEKYVKIKLSMHDIFFKVSGGFKIKGSESDLGTAFALLSSYFQEALPERSIALGEISLTGQIKPINNISHLVKEAEKFGITTLLIAKNQTIEKTSCTIKRFHNVYELLSLFGQ; translated from the coding sequence ATGAATAAAACTAAAACATCCTTTAAGTGCTCAAACTGTAACTACATAACAATCAAATGGATTGGTTGCTGCCCAGAATGCAAGGAATGGGATTCTTTAGTAGAGAATATTATTTCTACTCATGGCGGACATAATAAAATTCATTTCGGTACTACACCAGCTCAACTTACTTCATTAGCATCAATAGATGTTAATGAACAACCGCGTGTACATTCTGGCATTGGAGAGTGGGATCGCGTTGTTGGAGGAGGACTCGTTCCAGGATCACTCATTGTTATTACTGGTGATCCCGGCATTGGCAAATCTACTTTGTTACTGCAAGTTGCGTACGAAATAGCTAAAACAAAACGCGTGTTTTATTTCTCAACAGAAGAATCATTGCAACAACTTAAAGGCCGTGCAGCAAGACTCAAAATAACTGATAACAATCTTCTTTTTTCTGATGCAGCAGAACTGCATAGTATTATCACAACAGCTCAACAAGAAAAACCTGATTTGCTCGTCATTGATTCTATACAAAATTGCTACATCAATGATGCACACACATTGCCCGGCAGCGCAGGACAATTGCGTGAAGCAGCGTTTCAGCTCATGCGCCTCAGCAAAGAACACAATATTACCGTTATCATCACGGGACATATCACCAAAGAGGGCATTATTGCTGGACCAAAAACATTAGAACACATGGTTGATGCAGTATTTTATCTACAAGGAGAAGATCGCTGGCAAACGCGTATGCTCAGAGCAGTAAAAAATCGTTTTGGTGCAATTAATGAACTCGGTTTTTTTAATATGGAACAAAACGGCTTACAAGAAGTACCTAACATTAACGCTCACTTAATTAGTGAAATATCATACGCTCCAGGATCGGCAATTGTAAGTATTATGGAAGGATCTCGTCCTATACTGCTGGAGTTGCAAGCTTTAACCAATGCATCAAAATTAGCAATACCGCAACGTGTTGTTTCTGGTCTTGATCACAAGCAAGTAGTGCTTATCGCTGCAATTTTAGAAAAATACGTAAAAATAAAATTAAGTATGCACGATATCTTTTTTAAAGTGAGTGGTGGTTTTAAAATAAAAGGAAGTGAAAGTGATCTTGGTACAGCATTTGCACTGCTTTCAAGTTACTTTCAAGAAGCATTACCAGAACGCTCAATAGCACTTGGAGAAATTAGTCTCACCGGACAAATAAAACCAATCAACAACATCAGTCACCTTGTTAAAGAAGCAGAAAAATTTGGTATAACAACACTATTAATTGCAAAAAATCAGACAATAGAAAAAACCTCATGCACTATCAAGAGATTTCATAACGTGTATGAATTGTTATCTCTTTTTGGACAGTGA